Part of the Henckelia pumila isolate YLH828 chromosome 2, ASM3356847v2, whole genome shotgun sequence genome is shown below.
CAAATAATTTACTACAACTGGCCAAGGAAAAAAGACAACTCATAATGAATTGTATTGTATTGTGTATGGAAATCTACCAACAAGGATCGAGTCAGGTATCGGTACAAAAAAGTACATAATGTCAAAATCAGGGAACATTCAATTCTATGTAATTAAAACAATAAGAAATTTCACCAACTTTACCTAAAATAAAGTGACATATTTATAGCAGCAGAGTTGTGCATGACATAAACTTCAAAAGGTTAGAAGTAGAGACTGGAACTGAAATATCATCAATCTACCCTCTGAAAACTTTATATTTCTCAATAACCAAACCAATGTTCCGAAAACAAAAATCCTGTAAAGTCAGTTGATGAAATGTCATGCATTCACAAAAAGAATCCTGGATGTATTTTGCCAAGAAACCAGACATTTATACATCAACACTTGGAGATTCTATTTTTTGAAGTTGAAATAAAGAAGGAAAGGTCACAAGTGTTGAGATAATGTTTGGAGTGTTCTTGGGTGTTTAGGGACATTattatttatgtatgcttgGTTTTGCATAAGGTGCACAAAATCATCTTCTCAAAATGCTAACAACATAGCCTAAGTTTCAGCTGAATGTGACAGAATTTTTAAGTTCAACAATCCTACAGTAAATTTGAAGCTAGATCAACACGGATGTCTTAAAAGTTAAACCGATAGAACAAAGCACAAGTTGACACTTCAATACTGAAGCTAAGGACTCTAAAATGCTACAAACCGTGTAGAAGTGCAGAAAGGCTTCCCATTGGCATATAGTCATAAACAAGAAGCTTCTCCTCTCTACTATAATAGTAAGCCCTAAGAGGCACTAAATTCTCGTGCTCCACGGCTCCAACCTCATTAATTCTCTCCTTAAACTCTTTATCCATAATTGTGACATCTTTCAATCTTTTCACAGCTACAACAGTTCCAACCTCCAAAACCGCCTTATATGAGGTCCCGGATGTCCCCTTCCCCAACACTTCAGCCGAGGCCCTCAACAACTCCTCCAAATCAAACACCCTCGGATAATTCCTGAAAAATACTAGTTTCTTGGCAGAAGCCATATTCATTCCCTTTTCGAACTTCACGCTTCCGTTAGCATTCAATGCTGCAGCAGCCGCTGCAGCCACTGAAAAACCATTCCCCATTGCCCCATTCTCTGCGGCCACCATTGGTTCTTCGGCTGAGTCATTTTCTTGATTCTTGATTGCCATCAAATCCGCTGACTTGGTTTTCTGTCCACTCCTTATCCTACAAAAAACAAATAAAGCAACCAGAAGCAAAGTAAAACCAACAGCAGATCCTATCACAATTCCAGCAATTGCACCACCAGACAACTTCTTTTTCCCACTTTTGTCCGAAGGTCCACTCCTGTTTGTGTTCCCTTCAGGAGAGGCACCTGTAGTTTCACCACCATTCTTACTACAAGTGTTATCAAGAGGATTCCCACAAAGCAGAGTTCCTAAAAACGCATCCTTTGGCTTTCCCTCGAGCCCTTTCGGCACTGACCCACTCACATTATTAAAAGAGACATTAAACTGCAACAGATCCGGGAGTTCTATGTTTGGCAGAACACCGCTAAACTGGTTATCCTCCAAAAAAAGCGCACGCAAACGCGTCAAATTATTAAACCCAGAAGGAATTTCACCTGAAAAATTGTTCGAGGCAAGATTCAACCGCACTAGTGAGTGTAACGAGAAAAGAACATCAGGCACTGCGCCGGAAAACCGGTTCCCCTGAAGAAAAAGATTCTGAAGCCGAGAGAGCCGGGAGAGGTCAGACGGAAGTGGGCCATATAGGTGGTTGAGGCGAAGGCTGAGAGTGTGAAGCGAATTCAAGTTGGACAGAGTGTTGGAAGGAATAGTTCCGAACAGAGACGAACCAGGGAGGCGGAGGACGGTAACACGGTTGTTTTCGCAAAGAACGCCTTGCCAGTTGCATGGCGTGCTGAAGGTGGTGTTCCAGAACAGAGTGCGGCCACCGACGGCGGTACGGAGGGCTAGGAGAGCGGCTCTGTCAGTAGATAAATCAGAGGAGGAGGCGAGGCATACGAGATGGAAAAGGGCGAGGAGAAGCAGAATTCTTGGAAATTCTGGTGAGAATACTGCGTGCATTGTGTGGCTTTGTTCTGTAAGCGAGGCGAATTGATATGGGTCAGGCTGAGAGTgtgcggcggcggcggcggcagaGGCGGCGGAGGGTGGAGGAATGAGAGTGGAGAAGCATTTGGTTTGTACCCGTGAGTGGGAAACTGAGGTTTTAGCTTAGTTCGAACTTGCGAATATGATTAAATGTGGGTTGACTTGATGCTACCCTGCTACCCGCAGGGTAGTGCCCTGCGGGTGACGTGGTGGtttatgattggttaaaatcagtgggcCCCACGTGAGACCCAttaattttgaccaatcatgaaATTACACATCACCCGCAGGGTAGTACCCTGCGGGCGGCATGTACTAAACCGATTAAATGCGAATTAAGTATTAATTGATTTCAGAGAAAAATATGGAACAATATCTGATGTCGGATAATAATTAatgaagtatatatatatacaatatatcatttttggttattttgataataaaaaaatcttataatatcaaattattaatatctttatgttgtttataaaattagattatccaatcactttaacaacttatttttaaaataattataagctTCTAAAACCACTTATAAActctaagagcttataagctattttaaatcacaaaaactctaggagtttataagttattttaaattacaaAAATTTTGTGAGACGATTTGACGAATAAATTTTAGGAGATGAATCTCCTAATTGGGTCACCCATGATAATGTATTCCTTTTTATGCCAAACATAACtctttattgtaaatataagtTAATTTAACTTGTATCACGgataaaaatcttaaaatccataAGAACGTTTCACAAAAAACTCACTCATTGAAATAAATTTTCTCAAACACTCTCTTACTATTGTTTCGGTaacataaattcatatatcaaaaAAGTTTTTGAATTACCCATAAATAAAGGATATTTGTGCTTTGTTTTGTAACATAATTTATTTACTCTATTCTATTACAAGTCATCGTCAAGATAGAATAAACGAGAATGTATAATATTTCCTTCTTTTCCTCTATATTTCTCCAGAAATATATATAGGTCATGATTGATATATTGAAATAGAACCTGATGATGCTGAGGAACGTAATCTCCTGATCGAATTAAGAGATTTTTCTAGGGGACGGAAGATGTTTCTGGCGTATCGAGCTAAGAGATCTTTCTAGGGGCCGAAAGATGTTTTTGGCATATCTCATCcaacgctcaagtcagatgcgAGGACAAAAGAATATAGTGAGTGATGTGTGTGTGCACTCGAGAAAAAGAATGGATCCGTAACAATGAAATCAAACctgatatttataggagagATCACTGGATTGACATCGTCCTTCCTTATTTAGAACCTGTGATCCTAGGGATCAcaatctcatacatgatacatcCTGACAGAGATCTTGTCTGAATCCCCCCACAAGATGGAAATTCGAATCTCCGAAGTGACTTGTTTATCCTTTGGTCGAGCCAGGAATATGGTTGAGCTTCCCGACCTTCACCCGATGAACCTGAGATTGATGCCGATGGTTAGGGAGCTATGCCGACGTGCCATGAGTGTCAACCTGATAATTTAGTCGACCTCCCACTCAGGCGATCTGGGATTGATGGTTAGCAGTGTCAGCCCTAGGGGGAGGCCACCTGagccttaatttttttttaaaaaaaactatatatttataatttattttttctatttaaatttttttataagtcATGTgccttttaatattttttagaaaatataaaaagttgctaattttgtgattttggtaattttttttatttgttaacaaaaaaaaaagcacTCTATTTTTAGGATACAAAGCTCTTTTTTTCGTTAAATTTCTTATTTCAAGTGAGTAAGATTATTCAAAATGGGTCAATTATCGTGTtctttttattgaattttatttttcttgtatCTTTGTATGTCGCAATTggtgtttttatttaatttttggaccttggtcttcgagattttaatttctttcatattttagtatttaaattataatttgtatttgttttgttaaaaaattttttgtaacaaaaatcaattatttatgTTTACTTGGTTTCAATACAATTGtttatatcattatttttaGTAGCAAGAAGTTGAAATTTTGATTAGTATATGAAATTATTGTATTGATTCTTTCTTGAGAAATTTGACagtaaataaaatcaatatttaatattttattacgaTCTAAAATACGTTTTATATTGTGTTTATATTAAATCTCATATCAACAATaactctttatttttatttaaattattttttatagttgttatgttagatttttattgtgaattatgactaaaaaaagaaaatttgaatCTAGAAGTTCaaagagcaaaaaaaaaaattgcaataaCTAGATTTATTAAACTATAAATTGATGATCATTATGTTCATTTTATTACCAGCTCGTAtgcaatatttttatatttataaaaattttataaaaaacttAAATTAGCCTAAGGCCTCCAGTTTTCTGGAGACGGCCCTGATGGTTAGGGAGCTATGCCGATCTGCCATGGGTCGACCTGGGAGCTTGGCCGACCTCCCACTCAACCGACCTAGGATTGATGGGTAGGGAGCTATGCCGACCTGCAATGGGAGCTGACCTCAGCATTGGGTTTAGGGACAACAATGGGGTGAGATAGGGGATGAGATGGTCTTCCGTTGGGGTATCAGAACCAATTTTAAAATGAAATAAGATAGATATAAAATGGTCCGTGCTCAAATGATTggaatcaaaaaataaaataggatTACTGGAATgagataaaattatttttactcATCAAAAAATTTCTTAGCCGAACTTTAAAACAATATCTACTCAaaatgtttattattattattattattattattattattattattattattaaataatacaAATTATAAGTATTCATACTCAATAAATTGTTATACAATTACCGTAGGTGTGTCAAAATTGAACCTAATCTGCCAACCCAACACGAGTCGACCTGAAAAATGTCGGGTTATGGTTGGGGGTTTTTGGGTTCGGGTCGAATCGGATTAACCCAAAAAAATAATCGGTCAGTCAACCCGATATGACCCGaaacttttttattattattttatataaattaagaAAGATTAATTGTTACATTTTTATATGTTGTATGTTTGAaacaaaattattatatatcttACTATCTTATCAAAGATGACATGAATCTTTAATGGTATGAAAAGAAAACACGATTATTGGAGAAACCGCtccctcaattcaataacaaaagaTTCAAAGTTCTGCTCCgatcttgaaacaagtaacagatttgtTAAATTCATCCCTAGTTTAAGAAAACTAGTTACAAATAATCACGATAAAACAATTGAAATCAAAAGAACCTTTAAAAAACTCTTCTTTTTCAAGATCAATCGACAAATGCCACAAACTgagaactttgataagtttagTAGTTTTGTTGATTATTATTGATTTCTAtaaaaaattctctctagaattttattgaaactTTTTTGCTTTATTTAATGATACGAACCCTTAATGTCATGaatagcaaacacgattattgAAGAAATCGggccctcaattcaataacaaaagaTTCAAAGTGTTGTCCCGATCTTAAAACAAGTAACATATTTGTGAAATTCATCCCTAGTTTAAGAAAACTagtaacaaataatcacaataaaACAATTTAATTCAAAGGAACCGTCAAAGAACTCGTTTTTGACAATCCACGATAAAGATCAATCGACAAACTCCACAAAgtaaaaactttgataagtttgattttttgatAAACAAAGCAAAAGACTTCAATAAAAccatacaaatttttttttttatagaaatCAATAATAATCAACAAAACTGATGTGTTTCCTTAGTTTTACAACTTTATAGTGCTAAAGgataacaataataatttttatagtaAATAGGAGTTCAAAATAGGTCAAAaccaataaattcatgcaacaCACAGTACACACCGAGTGTATGTATGCACGGACCCTAGAAGGGAGTCCGTGTAGTGTCCGTGCCTTGATTGTGATTGTAATTAACTACACAGATGTATGGACGgatgtggcacggggtccgggtTTGGTCCAAGTGGGGTTCGAACGTTTCTTATCTTCTTGATCTTTTTGCACTTGAATCATGTTGAAATGTTGTCCAAATTTGTTGCAATGCTCTCAAAATTCTTATAGTCTTGATGGCATTTTGTTAGACACTTTTTGATAATTCATCACAAATTCTTGAAGCGCTTCTTTAACCTTCTTGCACCATGCTCTCGTTGTTGGATCTTGCGGCAACTCCAGCGAATCTCATTTATTCTTAGCTTGATTACTTTGAGAGCTATCTATGATCGCATCATACTCTACTTCTTGAAAAAGATTTTTCCTCAAATCTTACTCGTTACCTAcaccaaacaaaaaaatattagtagcattaaaaatattatcgaCAATACACATACCTCGTATTTTCTCCTTGTAAGCTTTATGACCCATGTTATCCAACATTTCAATTTCGATGATTGATTTTTTATTCTCCTCATCCATTAGTGTACCTTGCACACTCATAACAAGgacaaaaaatacaaatttttttttgcacaAGATAAACACCTTGACACAATtagcattcaaaaatatgatcaaaatttcattaaatatgatataaatcaaatttcttcctttcttaggcctagttaaccccaacacaaaatttataattgtgatGTCGGAATAAGAAGTGatttattcaaattatttaCGACCTTAGAATAGTTCGTCTACACGCAATAGATCTCTCACAATTCCATTCAACATCTCTCTTCATGCGTAACCATAACAAATATGTATCCACCATATTCATTGTTTAGGATTTCTCAATATAACATATCAAACTTACAATATAAGATCTCTCAACAAGTAACTCACTCAACGATGAatatataatcaaaattttattttctttaaaaaagtactcatttctcaaataaaatttatcatgaagacaacacaaacataagtaaaatatatccataaaatcatcATCCGACACATAGAAAACCTTGACATGCTCATAACCCTAAAACTTTAAATCCAACATAATTAGCACAAGTATCAAATGTTCAACATGCTTATCCAAAATTTTGCTATACACTAAGATATCATCAAAGTATACCACAAAAAATTTACCTATGTGTGCATGCAAAACATGACTCAACAATATCCTAAAAGTACTACGTATATTATTTAGTCCAAAAGGCATGGCTAACCATTCAAAAAGATAAGACTTTCCTTCTATACATCTCATGCACCATtcaaacacatcaacataaACCAAATCATCCATTCTTTTAATATGCACAAATTCAAGAAACttaagatcaagatttgaaatcaAAGCATATTTCATAGATAAAAAATTCGCAAATCTCTCATCAAAGTAATTAAATCTATGCAATTTAGAATTAAGATCATACCTTCAAAAATCAGGATTAAATTtggattttagatttgaagtacttCATACCTCTCAAAGAGAACAACTTTAAAATCTTCAACCTCACCAGGTGCTCAACTTTACGTGGATCATGCGATAGGATGGACCGCGCGATGGGTCGTTTTGGAGACGGAGAAGCCCAACCCCTCTGATCGGTTTGGACAGCGATAAGACATTCAAacgataattttttttctaaaacttGCAAGGGAGAAGATATGTTTGGACCGCCACGTACAATATTTTTTATGGCGATTTTTTCTAACGTCCATGAGGTTTTTGCAATCACTTGAAGGAATGCATTTCCTGCAATCCTTTAGAGTAGTGTTTTCGATGAAACCTCTTGAGCTAGTGTATTCCACGTAACCTCTTAGGTTGTGCATTTGATGTAACCTCTTGAGTTTATGAGTCTTTATAGTCTTTAGGACTAGGcgaatttttttataatcataaggacttgatgaattttttttatagtcgcaacgatttgataatttttttatactCACTATGAATTCTTGGATATTTctttatagtcgttatgacttcattgaattgtttataggcgccatgaattcttgatttttttttatagttttcatgacttgatgattttttttatagtctCTACGACCtgataaattatttatagtctttatgacttttttgaattttttattgtcGCTATGAATTCTTGTTGCGCTCTACGAGAAATAACAAAGTGCTTAATATGGAGTACTTGAGAGTGGATCAATGTAGTGATCCAGACCAAAATCAACTACTAACAGAGTCTTAAGGATGCATTTATAACTTAAAacgcaaataattaaattcagcGGAAACTTAAACTAGAAATACAAAATCACCGGCAGAACAACTAggctaaaatcaaataattttatacaaccccatcgaatgGAAAGCACTAAAATCCATAACTAACAACCTGATAAGGGAACAGGCAAAAACCACGAAACCACTGCAGCTCAACGATCGCTATCTccgggtccgtccaacctaagccccgccccatagaatagggcgtccaacacaaaacactatggacgtgagcataaaacactcagtacagaagtacgaatatacatatacaaTGCATGCACATGCAATATGACGGATACTGAAAAACCTATCCAGAAGACTGCTCAGTcaaggcgccatggtatgtagcacgatgggctgtcgcatcaggaggtggctcccataccataaaattATGGATATGTCCAgatccaaatccatggaatccatccacTAGAAATACGGGATTGAGCAACGCCTACTAAGGCTATGAAAAACAAGGCATAAAGCTTAACATGttcatgcatgcagcataatatcaatgcatATACAAATGCCACAGAAAACAGGAAAACATTATACATGTATAATCAACCTGATATCTTGGATAATACGTCTGTACCTCTATCCAGACAACTCAAGCACCCTAGCAACCTAAGAGTCTAGGTACtcaaagtccaagcctaaaagcaataatcaccatatcacttataatattctaaaagccttaactaatatATTACATACTCCCTAATCTCTATAGGGATCCAATGatatacttgcgtccgtcgtcagcccgctgatgacgaatgcctcaaaacttaggcattgCTCCGCTACTATCCCTGCAACGCTCCGCCACTCTCGGCCCTCCAATAGAACTCCTAGAAAGCCCTAAAACTGAGCTAGAATGAGAGAGGAGAGGAAATGGTGTGAGTGAAATGGGCAGCTCTCGGCCCCTATATATAAACGAATATAGGATGGTCAGATCCCTGAGATCAGATCATCCGATCTCaaccttcggatcgtccgatctccatGGGTTGTCAAATCAATCCATATCCACTTATCCAGACATGATTGGATCGTCCAATCCCTCttcagatcgtccgatctctacggagcctccgaactcaaaccatgcttcCGAACTCCATGCACTTCGGATCATCTGATCTTTCCGATAGCTCGAAACCTTTCGGGCCATTCTCATTTGGgaatttcttaatcatgttttagccaattaatcataattagacACTGGATTAACTTAATTctgatacgggctactacaatcaagttcccaagattttgtctcatggaAAAGTCCTAAACCCACTCTATTAGGTGGTGAGGTATCCCGAGACTTTATTTTTGTTGTCTTGATCTCTTATAACATTGTACTAAGGCAGTCCTACAGGGCTTTCCAAGCCTCTGATGGATGGGTAGCCTTTAATGATTGCATAAGTCGTGACATATGAGTTAAACATTCGTTGATAGAGCTATATCTCTGCCTATATATTGAATATATAAAAAGGTAAACAAATAAGCATTAGTAATTATTAAACTTAAACATAAAGGAGGAATCAAATTTTTTAATCTGCAGAGCAAATAAAGTAGCAGCATGTAATTTATTTAAGCCTGCGAGTGTTTTTCCTCTAAGTGTAGAGTTTCTTTGATTGGCATGACTCTCAGTCTTGCTTTATATTCCATCGTATTTTTattctaaatttctttttccCAAGGAGCCCAGCTCATTAGCTTCCTCAATGCATATGTATTTTTCAGCCCTTTCCAGAAATCGCTCCAGGTTTCTAGGCGGCTACCTTACTATTGTCTCCTCGAACTTTTTATGGCTCAAGTTTTGCTGCATTATTCCATATAGTAAATTGTGGTTCATGTATAGGACTTCGTGAACTGAGTGAGTAAATAATTGAACAATAGTCTCTCAATCTTTATCCTTCTTCTGAATGATTGTGAATATGTATGCTTCTTTTTTcgggtatttttttttaattgagaatttttggatgaagCACTAGGTGAGTTGCTCCAAGTTAGCGATGGATTCAGACGGCAGCTTATTGAACCATGAGAGTGCTCGCCCTGGTAAGGTTGTTCGGAATATTTTGCAATATGCAGCGTCTGTTATGCCATACAAATATGCTTTTGTGTAGAACTTGTCAATATGATATTGAGGATCACTGgttccatcgaactcaggtaGGCTGGGGATTTTGACTCCCTTAGGTAATGTTTTAGATAGAATGGAGCTAGTGAAGGGGCTTCGATGCGCAGAAAAAATTGGTGATGAATTTGCGTCGATATCTGTACGAGACCCATATCTGAGAGTTGGATTAGTGGTTTTGTCTTCATCGGAGTGGTCGCGATCTGTGTGGCTACATGGTTCGTCTTTTTTGCGAGTCGTATTTTTTTAGTTCCCTTGGAATCTTTGCCATTCGTTTTTTATGTGGTTTTCTTTGGGTATTTTTACCTGGATTTTGAGATGAGGAACTTTCACTTTGAGCTCTCTTGTCGGTGCTAGGGGTGCAAATGAAACGAATCGagtcgaataatggtaaaattttaaggctcgaatttgGCTTGTTataagtatattcgagttcgagatcgattcgaagctcgataatttcaaatattttggctcgagctcggctcgaaatgaagttcgagttcgactttgactcgaaatattcgaacctattcgtgaactattgctCGGATATTATTGTTCGAAAATCTCGAAATGTTCGAAAATGTTTGAAATGtatatatcttactattttATAAAAGTTAGGAACATGATAAAAACAGATTTTGGTGtgtcaatcacaccaaattttgTTTTCCTAATTTCTCCCTAAACATCATGTTAAGATAAATTAGTTTTGTTGGTTTTGTGGTAATTGGACTTCACCCCAATTTCAGCCGTCACtttcttatttaaattttttatctgCATTTCTTCACCCTACTTTCAACCGTCATTTTCCTTCATTTCACGTTCTCTTCCACAATAACTGCAGTTGGTAACTTTCCTTCATTTTACAATAGATCAATGAATTACTTattctttttattattgttattattattttgttccCTATTCATGGAATTATGttcttatttttttagaaatttttttcgATCTATTCGCTAttggatttttcgaaaaacaaGATCAACTCATCTATTTGCAATTCCTTGATTTACATCGTCCATTCAAACAGATTTCTTCCACAACATACAATTCACATTTCAATTtcattattcttttaattttttattttattatattaactTTTTGCCCTCGTAGTGTGTAAtttcttttttaaattttggatgAAGTTTGCCAGTTTGGTGCATCGCTGAAGCAACAATTTAATAGCTCGAAAGATATTGCTTTATACAAATTCATACTACACGGTGATCCTTTTTCagtataattattttcttataACTTTAGTCATAAAATTTCCTCTTAAACctgtaattttttatttcatagaatttcatataattatttatGATTGCGCAATTATATATAACTTTTGAGAATAGTTGTATACAACATTCTCTTTGTTTTTATATTTCGACTAACCAAAATATTGTTATATTTtcgaatttttaaatttaaaaaaaaattaattttttttttaaaaaaaccatgATATTGTTACCTATTGCATTAATATTT
Proteins encoded:
- the LOC140882121 gene encoding probable inactive receptor kinase At1g48480; its protein translation is MHAVFSPEFPRILLLLALFHLVCLASSSDLSTDRAALLALRTAVGGRTLFWNTTFSTPCNWQGVLCENNRVTVLRLPGSSLFGTIPSNTLSNLNSLHTLSLRLNHLYGPLPSDLSRLSRLQNLFLQGNRFSGAVPDVLFSLHSLVRLNLASNNFSGEIPSGFNNLTRLRALFLEDNQFSGVLPNIELPDLLQFNVSFNNVSGSVPKGLEGKPKDAFLGTLLCGNPLDNTCSKNGGETTGASPEGNTNRSGPSDKSGKKKLSGGAIAGIVIGSAVGFTLLLVALFVFCRIRSGQKTKSADLMAIKNQENDSAEEPMVAAENGAMGNGFSVAAAAAAALNANGSVKFEKGMNMASAKKLVFFRNYPRVFDLEELLRASAEVLGKGTSGTSYKAVLEVGTVVAVKRLKDVTIMDKEFKERINEVGAVEHENLVPLRAYYYSREEKLLVYDYMPMGSLSALLHGNKGAGRTPLNWETRSSIALGAARGIKYLHLRGPNFAHGNIKSSNILLTKSCEAQVSDFGLNHLVGTPSSPIQFTGYRAPEVTDTRRVSQKADIYSFGVVILELLTGKAPTNALLNEEGVDLPTWVQSVVRDEWTSEVFDLELLRYQDVEEEMVQLLQLGIDCTTQYPENRPSMSEVVKRIEELRFSNLLNGQEQFDHV